One window of the Fusobacterium sp. SYSU M8D902 genome contains the following:
- the ylxM gene encoding YlxM family DNA-binding protein: protein MELDEFLEVSTLLDYYRNLLSDKQKEYLINHFEEDLSLSEIAKNNGVSRQAVYDNIKRGIKQLREYEEKLGFHKKEKKIYDELLGLRENFELERLDEIIERLF from the coding sequence ATGGAATTAGATGAATTTTTAGAAGTATCGACTCTATTAGATTATTATAGAAACTTGTTGAGTGATAAGCAAAAAGAGTACTTGATCAATCATTTTGAGGAAGATTTATCACTGTCAGAGATTGCTAAAAACAATGGTGTCAGTAGACAGGCTGTCTATGATAATATAAAAAGAGGGATAAAACAACTAAGAGAGTATGAAGAGAAACTAGGCTTTCATAAAAAAGAGAAAAAGATTTATGATGAACTTTTAGGACTGAGAGAGAACTTTGAACTTGAAAGACTAGATGAGATAATAGAAAGATTATTTTAG
- the ffh gene encoding signal recognition particle protein: MLDNLGSRFQEVFKKVRGHGKLSESNIKDALKEVKMSLLEADVNYKVVKDFTAKIQEKAIGTDVLKGINPGQQFIKIVNDELIELLGGTNARLTKGVRNPTVLMLAGLQGAGKTTFAAKLGNYLKKQGEKVLMVGADVYRPAAIKQLQVLGEQTGIEVYSELDHQDAVGICERGLAKAKELGSTYMIIDTAGRLHIDEKLMDELRDIKKITRPQEILLVVDAMIGQDAVNLAESFNNVLNIDGVVLTKLDGDTRGGAALSIKAVVGKPIKFVGVGEKIDDIELFHPERLVSRIFGMGDVVSLVEKAQSAIDEEDAKSLEEKIRTQKFDLDDFLKQLQNIKKLGSLGSILKMIPGMGQIGDLAPAEKEMKKVEAIIQSMTREERKKPEILKASRKQRIAKGSGTEVADINRLLKQFEQMKAMMKMFSGGKMPSLPSFGGFKGGKFPF; the protein is encoded by the coding sequence ATGTTAGATAATTTAGGTTCTAGATTTCAAGAGGTTTTTAAAAAAGTAAGAGGACATGGAAAGTTGAGTGAGAGCAATATAAAAGATGCTCTTAAAGAAGTTAAGATGTCACTTTTAGAAGCCGATGTTAACTATAAAGTAGTAAAGGATTTTACAGCTAAGATTCAAGAAAAAGCTATAGGAACAGATGTTTTAAAGGGGATAAATCCAGGACAACAGTTTATAAAGATTGTAAATGATGAATTGATAGAACTTTTAGGTGGAACTAATGCCAGATTGACAAAAGGAGTAAGAAATCCAACTGTACTTATGTTAGCGGGATTACAGGGAGCGGGAAAGACTACATTTGCTGCTAAACTAGGTAATTACTTAAAAAAACAGGGTGAAAAAGTTCTAATGGTTGGAGCTGACGTGTACAGACCAGCTGCGATAAAACAGTTACAAGTTTTAGGAGAGCAAACAGGAATTGAGGTTTATTCAGAGCTAGATCATCAGGATGCTGTTGGAATCTGTGAGAGAGGACTTGCTAAAGCAAAAGAGCTAGGTTCTACATATATGATAATTGATACTGCTGGAAGATTACACATTGATGAAAAATTAATGGATGAGTTAAGAGATATAAAAAAAATAACTAGACCACAGGAGATTTTACTAGTAGTAGATGCAATGATAGGTCAAGATGCTGTTAACTTAGCAGAATCATTTAATAATGTTTTAAATATAGATGGTGTTGTACTTACAAAATTAGATGGAGATACTAGAGGAGGAGCTGCATTATCAATAAAAGCAGTGGTAGGAAAACCAATAAAATTTGTAGGAGTTGGAGAGAAAATTGATGATATAGAACTATTCCACCCAGAGAGACTTGTTTCAAGAATTTTTGGAATGGGAGATGTAGTTTCATTAGTTGAGAAGGCTCAAAGTGCAATAGATGAAGAAGATGCAAAGTCACTGGAAGAGAAGATCAGAACTCAAAAATTTGATTTAGATGACTTCTTAAAACAGTTACAAAATATAAAAAAATTAGGTTCACTAGGAAGTATCTTAAAGATGATACCTGGAATGGGACAGATTGGAGATTTAGCTCCAGCTGAAAAAGAGATGAAAAAGGTAGAAGCTATTATTCAATCAATGACTAGAGAAGAGAGAAAGAAACCTGAGATACTTAAAGCTAGTAGAAAACAGAGAATAGCTAAGGGTAGTGGAACTGAAGTGGCAGATATAAATAGATTGTTAAAACAATTTGAACAGATGAAAGCTATGATGAAGATGTTCAGTGGTGGTAAGATGCCTTCATTACCTTCATTTGGTGGATTTAAAGGTGGAAAATTTCCATTTTAA
- a CDS encoding FAD-dependent oxidoreductase, with the protein MRYDLVVIGGGPGGLAAAIEARNNGVESILVIERDKELGGILQQCIHNGFGLHEFKEELTGPEYAERFIKKLQENNIEYKLDTMVLEVTPEKIVHAINTVDGYMMIEAKSIILAMGCRERTRGAISIPGERPAGVFTAGTAQRFINMEGYMVGKKVLILGSGDIGLIMARRMTLEGAEVKAVVELMPFSGGLARNIAQCLNDYNIPLYLSHTVIDIKGKERVEGVTIAKVDENRRPIPGTEIEYECDTLLLSVGLIPENDISRKTGIVIDRRTSGPIVNEMMETSIPGIFACGNVVHVHDLVDFVSAEARKAGKAAAKFVKGEAQTGEYIDIKTGLGITYTVPQKYRIENLDKFLEISMRVNNIYRNMRLQVRDGENILVNLKKSHLAPGEMEKIVVPKKLLEGVKGKEIEVCLVAEEGR; encoded by the coding sequence ATGAGATATGATTTAGTGGTAATAGGGGGAGGACCTGGAGGTCTTGCAGCAGCAATAGAGGCTAGAAATAATGGAGTAGAGAGCATATTAGTAATAGAGAGAGATAAGGAATTAGGTGGAATTTTACAACAATGTATCCACAATGGTTTTGGATTACATGAATTTAAAGAAGAGCTTACAGGACCAGAGTATGCAGAGAGATTTATAAAAAAATTACAGGAGAATAATATTGAGTATAAATTAGATACAATGGTATTGGAAGTAACTCCAGAGAAGATAGTTCATGCAATAAATACAGTGGATGGATACATGATGATAGAGGCTAAATCTATAATACTAGCTATGGGTTGTAGAGAGAGAACAAGAGGAGCTATCTCAATTCCAGGAGAGAGACCAGCAGGTGTGTTTACAGCAGGAACAGCTCAAAGATTTATCAATATGGAAGGATATATGGTAGGTAAGAAGGTTTTGATTTTAGGATCTGGAGATATTGGACTTATTATGGCTAGAAGAATGACATTAGAGGGAGCAGAGGTAAAAGCTGTTGTTGAACTTATGCCATTTTCAGGAGGATTAGCTAGAAATATAGCTCAGTGTCTAAATGACTACAACATCCCATTATATTTGAGTCATACTGTTATTGATATAAAAGGAAAAGAGAGAGTAGAGGGAGTTACAATTGCTAAGGTTGATGAAAATAGAAGACCTATACCAGGAACAGAGATAGAGTATGAGTGTGACACACTACTACTTTCAGTAGGACTTATACCAGAGAACGATATTTCAAGAAAAACAGGAATTGTAATAGATAGAAGAACTTCAGGGCCAATTGTTAATGAGATGATGGAAACAAGTATACCTGGAATCTTTGCTTGTGGAAATGTGGTTCATGTACATGATCTAGTTGACTTTGTAAGTGCAGAAGCAAGAAAAGCAGGGAAAGCAGCAGCAAAATTTGTTAAGGGAGAGGCACAGACAGGTGAGTATATAGATATTAAAACTGGACTTGGAATAACTTATACAGTGCCACAAAAGTATAGAATAGAGAATTTAGATAAATTTTTGGAGATCTCTATGAGAGTAAATAATATCTACAGAAATATGAGATTACAGGTAAGAGATGGAGAGAATATACTTGTAAATCTAAAAAAATCACATCTAGCTCCAGGAGAGATGGAGAAAATAGTTGTTCCGAAAAAACTATTAGAAGGTGTAAAAGGAAAAGAGATAGAGGTATGTTTGGTAGCAGAGGAGGGGAGATAG
- a CDS encoding DUF1667 domain-containing protein — protein MIKEMVCIVCPMGCHLKIDTESLNVTGNTCPRGPVYAKEELTAPKRVITSTVRIVGGVHNRLPVKTDMSIPKELNFECMKLLNNIEVKSPIKHGEIIIENILGTGANIVACRDM, from the coding sequence ATGATAAAAGAGATGGTGTGTATAGTTTGTCCAATGGGATGTCATTTAAAGATAGATACAGAGAGTTTGAATGTGACAGGAAACACTTGTCCAAGAGGACCGGTATATGCTAAAGAGGAGTTGACTGCTCCTAAAAGAGTTATAACTTCAACTGTTAGAATAGTTGGTGGAGTTCACAATAGATTACCTGTAAAAACAGATATGAGTATTCCAAAAGAACTAAATTTTGAGTGTATGAAACTATTGAATAATATAGAGGTAAAATCACCAATAAAACATGGTGAGATAATCATAGAAAATATTTTAGGAACAGGTGCAAATATAGTAGCTTGTAGAGATATGTAA
- a CDS encoding antitoxin has translation MDNLIITVGTSLIDNYIKHNPEKESITKDDILSYYEEEKIEDLRDIRFGIEIISVENLREKNVFSGEHLFMITHDTVNGRLAGEVLEEFFLKKQIVKNITKKAIPAMNKRNPIEFKTKGLRNLVEEIGNIVDTVGNKYNVSVCTVGGYTAEIFMVSLMAQILGVKSYFMFREFEHVTEIPPLPIKLDYNYYLENKEFFNILVKGTEIEKSLIAKYLDEKLELSYFVEEIEKDGKIYVELSAMGDFYVRRVKDCRHLPRRTTNVGIWEKELPSTIEERPQELLDMLKMLKASPYINKLKVVFHNPNRKLKVSKFFILDSADYESTLSLELKTSMGGFRIDMFTVANTQKEFEALMVYFNENFL, from the coding sequence TTGGATAATTTAATAATTACAGTTGGAACAAGTCTAATAGATAACTATATTAAGCACAATCCTGAGAAAGAGAGTATCACAAAGGACGATATTTTAAGCTACTATGAAGAGGAAAAGATAGAGGACTTAAGAGATATAAGATTCGGAATAGAGATCATCTCTGTTGAGAACTTGAGAGAGAAAAATGTTTTTTCAGGGGAACACCTATTTATGATAACTCATGATACTGTTAATGGAAGATTGGCTGGTGAGGTTTTAGAGGAGTTTTTCCTAAAGAAACAGATAGTAAAAAATATTACAAAAAAAGCTATTCCAGCTATGAATAAAAGAAATCCAATTGAATTTAAAACAAAGGGATTAAGAAATTTAGTAGAAGAGATTGGAAATATAGTAGATACAGTTGGAAATAAGTATAATGTTTCTGTTTGTACTGTTGGAGGATATACAGCAGAGATATTTATGGTTAGTTTAATGGCTCAAATCTTAGGTGTAAAATCTTATTTTATGTTTAGAGAGTTTGAACATGTAACTGAAATTCCACCACTACCTATAAAACTTGACTATAATTATTATCTAGAGAATAAAGAGTTTTTCAATATTTTAGTAAAAGGAACAGAGATTGAAAAGTCACTTATAGCTAAATATTTAGATGAGAAATTGGAACTTAGCTACTTTGTTGAAGAGATAGAAAAAGATGGAAAAATCTATGTAGAACTATCTGCAATGGGAGATTTCTATGTAAGAAGAGTAAAGGATTGTAGACATTTACCAAGAAGAACAACAAATGTTGGTATCTGGGAAAAGGAGCTACCTTCAACTATAGAGGAGAGACCACAGGAGCTTTTGGATATGCTAAAAATGCTAAAAGCATCTCCATATATCAATAAATTAAAAGTTGTTTTCCACAATCCAAATAGAAAATTAAAGGTTTCTAAGTTTTTTATTCTTGATAGTGCTGATTACGAGAGCACTCTATCTTTAGAGTTAAAGACATCTATGGGTGGATTTAGAATAGATATGTTTACAGTGGCTAATACTCAAAAAGAGTTTGAAGCATTGATGGTATATTTTAATGAAAATTTTCTATAA
- a CDS encoding NAD(P)/FAD-dependent oxidoreductase has protein sequence MVDVIIIGAGVMGAATAYELAKYNLKIKVLEKEHDVSNGTSKANSGIVHAGYDAKEGTLMAKYNALGNSMYEELCKEIDAPFKRTGSLVLAFSEEEREHLKQLYERGLKNGIPELRIIEKEEILKMEPNVSGEVVAALYAPTAGVTGPWEVTIKLLENAAINGVEVLTDAKVEKIEKLEKGYKVILTDGREFETKVVVNAAGLFADEINNLVSSKKIKITPRAGEYYLLDKVQGNLVNNVIFQCPTKVGKGVLVAPTAHGNLIVGPTASLTDDKEYVGNTLAGLDAVRAAAVKSVKDINFRDNIKNFNGLRAESDCPDFIIGEVEDAPYFFNIAGTKSPGLTSAPAIGLDVARMIVEKLGDVSKKEEHKKNRPQIHFMELSSEEKAEVIKKDPRYGRIICRCESITEGEIVDVIHRMVGAKTVDGVKKRCRPGMGRCQGGFCGPRVQEILARELNKNLDEIVQDKVGAYILTGETKK, from the coding sequence ATGGTAGATGTAATTATAATAGGTGCAGGAGTTATGGGAGCTGCAACTGCATATGAATTGGCAAAATATAATTTAAAAATAAAAGTATTGGAAAAAGAGCATGATGTTTCAAATGGTACAAGTAAAGCAAACTCAGGAATAGTACATGCAGGTTATGATGCAAAAGAGGGAACTTTAATGGCTAAGTACAATGCCCTTGGAAACTCTATGTATGAAGAGTTGTGCAAAGAGATAGATGCACCATTTAAAAGAACAGGTTCATTAGTTTTGGCTTTTTCAGAGGAAGAGAGAGAGCATTTGAAACAACTTTATGAGAGAGGATTAAAAAATGGAATACCAGAGTTAAGAATCATTGAGAAGGAAGAGATACTTAAAATGGAGCCAAATGTAAGTGGTGAAGTAGTAGCTGCTCTATATGCTCCAACAGCTGGTGTTACAGGTCCTTGGGAAGTGACTATAAAGTTATTGGAAAATGCTGCAATAAATGGAGTAGAAGTTCTTACAGATGCAAAGGTAGAAAAGATAGAGAAGTTAGAAAAAGGATACAAGGTTATATTAACTGATGGAAGAGAGTTTGAAACAAAGGTAGTAGTGAATGCAGCTGGATTGTTTGCTGACGAGATAAATAATTTAGTAAGTTCTAAAAAGATAAAGATAACTCCAAGAGCAGGAGAGTATTATCTATTAGATAAAGTTCAAGGAAACTTAGTAAATAATGTTATATTCCAATGTCCAACAAAAGTTGGAAAAGGAGTTTTAGTAGCACCAACAGCCCACGGTAACTTAATAGTTGGACCTACAGCAAGTTTGACTGATGATAAGGAGTATGTAGGAAATACACTAGCAGGATTGGATGCTGTTAGAGCAGCTGCTGTAAAGAGTGTGAAAGATATAAACTTTAGAGATAATATAAAAAATTTCAATGGTTTAAGAGCTGAGTCAGACTGTCCAGACTTTATAATAGGTGAAGTGGAGGATGCACCATATTTCTTTAATATAGCTGGAACAAAATCGCCAGGATTAACATCAGCACCAGCAATAGGTTTAGATGTGGCTAGAATGATAGTAGAGAAGTTGGGAGATGTATCTAAGAAAGAGGAGCATAAAAAAAATAGACCACAGATTCATTTTATGGAACTATCTTCAGAAGAGAAAGCAGAAGTAATAAAGAAAGATCCAAGATATGGAAGAATCATATGTAGATGTGAGAGCATAACTGAGGGAGAGATAGTAGATGTAATTCATAGAATGGTGGGAGCTAAAACTGTAGATGGAGTTAAAAAGAGATGTAGACCTGGTATGGGAAGATGCCAAGGTGGATTCTGTGGACCGAGAGTACAAGAGATATTAGCAAGAGAGTTAAATAAGAATTTAGATGAGATTGTTCAAGATAAAGTTGGGGCATACATACTTACAGGAGAGACTAAAAAGTAG
- a CDS encoding Tex family protein codes for MDKIFEQVAKELNLSTVQVVNTMQLLDEGATIPFIARYRKEVTKNLDEVEIGKILETVTYQRNLEKRKEEVIRLIEEQGKLTDDIVKAVFSATKLQEVEDIYFPYRKKRKTKADIAKERGLEPFSEYMLKAKSMEDLELKAKEFLTDEIADEKEAIEGAMLILAQNISETPIYREKIREIMLTKGILVTKESKKARELDIKKVYSDYYQYSEPIAKIPSHRILAVNRGEKEDILSTAIDFDEQVRVRVENLILKDFENKNLQDLYSKIVVDALDRLILPAIEREVRNILTDKAEEEAIAVFKDNLKNLLMQAPLNEKNILALDPGYRTGCKVAIIDKNGFYREKDVFFLVADMHNAKQLETAENKIVDYVKKYEIDIIVIGNGTASRETESFVAGVIKKYNLPAKYLIANEAGASIYSASKIAAEEFPDLDVTVRGAISIGRRVQDPLAELVKIDPKSIGVGMYQHDVNQGRLDDSLDAVITNVVNSVGANLNTASWALLSHISGIKKNIAKNIVDYRKENGNFKNRKELLKVKGIGAKAYEQMAGFLVIVDGENVLDNTIIHPESYHIATDILTEAGISIADYKSDLNVAREKLKGFAYEKFAKEKEYGLETVKDIYEALIRDRRDPRDSFEKPLLKSDILNIENLQPGMEIEGTVRNVVKFGAFIDIGLKNDALLHISEISNKFIDDPSKVLSVGQIIKVRIKDIDKERERVGLTKKEK; via the coding sequence ATGGATAAGATATTTGAACAAGTGGCTAAAGAATTAAATTTATCTACAGTACAAGTAGTTAATACAATGCAACTTTTAGATGAAGGTGCAACAATACCTTTTATAGCAAGATATAGAAAAGAGGTAACTAAGAATCTTGATGAGGTAGAGATAGGGAAAATACTAGAAACAGTTACATATCAAAGAAACTTAGAGAAGAGAAAAGAAGAGGTAATCAGATTAATTGAGGAGCAAGGAAAATTAACTGATGATATAGTGAAGGCTGTTTTTTCTGCAACAAAACTTCAAGAGGTTGAAGATATATACTTTCCTTATAGAAAGAAGAGAAAAACAAAAGCAGATATAGCAAAAGAAAGAGGTTTAGAGCCGTTTTCTGAGTATATGTTAAAAGCTAAATCAATGGAGGATTTAGAGTTAAAGGCCAAGGAGTTTTTAACTGATGAGATAGCTGATGAAAAAGAGGCTATTGAAGGAGCTATGTTGATCTTAGCACAAAATATATCTGAAACTCCAATATACAGAGAAAAAATTAGAGAGATAATGTTAACTAAGGGAATATTAGTAACTAAAGAGAGTAAAAAGGCAAGAGAGCTGGATATAAAAAAGGTATATTCAGATTATTATCAATATAGCGAACCTATAGCTAAGATACCCTCTCATAGAATTTTAGCTGTAAATAGAGGAGAGAAGGAAGATATATTATCCACTGCAATTGATTTTGATGAACAGGTAAGAGTTAGAGTAGAAAACCTAATATTGAAGGATTTTGAAAATAAAAATTTACAGGATCTATACTCAAAGATTGTTGTAGATGCTTTAGATAGATTGATATTACCAGCTATTGAGAGAGAAGTGAGAAATATTCTTACTGATAAGGCTGAAGAAGAGGCAATAGCAGTATTTAAGGATAACTTAAAAAATCTTTTAATGCAAGCACCTTTAAATGAAAAAAATATATTAGCTTTAGATCCTGGTTATAGAACAGGATGTAAAGTAGCAATTATAGATAAGAATGGATTTTATAGAGAGAAAGACGTTTTCTTTTTAGTGGCAGATATGCATAATGCAAAACAACTAGAAACTGCTGAGAATAAGATTGTTGACTATGTGAAAAAATATGAGATTGATATTATTGTAATAGGAAATGGAACTGCTTCTAGGGAGACTGAGAGCTTTGTAGCAGGAGTTATAAAAAAATACAATCTACCAGCTAAATATCTTATAGCTAATGAAGCTGGAGCATCAATATATTCAGCATCTAAAATTGCAGCTGAGGAGTTTCCAGATCTAGATGTTACAGTTAGAGGAGCTATCTCTATAGGAAGAAGAGTTCAAGATCCACTTGCAGAACTTGTAAAAATTGATCCAAAATCAATAGGGGTAGGAATGTATCAGCACGATGTCAATCAAGGAAGATTAGATGATTCACTAGATGCTGTTATAACAAATGTGGTAAACAGTGTAGGAGCTAATCTAAATACAGCTTCTTGGGCTTTACTATCACATATCTCTGGAATAAAGAAAAATATAGCTAAAAATATAGTTGATTATAGAAAAGAGAATGGAAACTTTAAAAATAGAAAAGAGCTATTAAAAGTTAAGGGAATTGGAGCTAAAGCTTATGAGCAAATGGCTGGATTCTTAGTAATAGTTGATGGAGAGAATGTACTGGATAATACAATAATCCACCCTGAATCTTATCATATAGCAACAGATATATTGACAGAAGCAGGAATTTCAATAGCTGACTACAAGAGTGATCTAAATGTAGCTAGAGAGAAATTGAAAGGTTTTGCATATGAAAAATTTGCAAAAGAGAAAGAGTATGGATTAGAGACAGTTAAGGATATCTATGAAGCGTTGATTAGAGATAGAAGAGACCCTAGAGATAGTTTTGAGAAACCACTTTTAAAATCAGATATATTGAACATAGAGAATTTACAACCAGGAATGGAGATAGAAGGAACAGTTAGAAATGTAGTAAAATTTGGTGCTTTTATAGATATTGGTTTAAAAAATGATGCACTTTTACATATTTCAGAGATTTCAAATAAATTTATAGATGATCCAAGTAAGGTATTATCAGTTGGACAGATAATTAAAGTAAGAATAAAAGATATTGATAAAGAGAGAGAGAGAGTAGGATTAACTAAGAAGGAGAAATAA
- the rpsP gene encoding 30S ribosomal protein S16 gives MLKLRLTRLGDKKRPSYRIAAMEALSKRDGKAVAYLGNYFPLEDSRVVLKEEEIVKFLLNGAQPTRTVKSILVKAGVWAKFEEAKRK, from the coding sequence ATGTTAAAATTAAGATTAACTAGATTAGGAGACAAAAAAAGACCTTCTTATAGAATCGCAGCTATGGAAGCATTATCAAAAAGAGATGGTAAAGCAGTTGCTTACTTAGGAAACTACTTCCCATTAGAAGATTCTAGAGTTGTATTAAAAGAGGAAGAAATTGTAAAATTCTTATTAAACGGAGCTCAACCAACTAGAACTGTAAAATCAATATTAGTTAAAGCTGGAGTATGGGCAAAATTCGAAGAAGCAAAAAGAAAATAA
- a CDS encoding ATP-binding protein, producing MKVSRSSLLFRMVFYNDIAIVMVSITIALFLTFTAFQNIESKFIDSARDKVALITRAYSGEILKSKDDLNQVIRNVGALGDRNFRKNFTYTQQAKMLQTRLLKKNFSMYKDSNLSIVDEDGIVLAESNENHRKTIIDQVGFKENVAQNDGEIKTTYFFKNGDNIYSRTILRYEVERSRKLYVVLTMPTNQDVLNALEAVGGLGEEDSIILLIDGKYISNGLNFADEIRAIKKRDPGRNFIQKFSYIYKKKDSNKEVYYIALTDLYDYKNEYIGSMGVAIYYEAIEKLKRVVSLSVIMIILLFVAVSTTVSAKLFGNLLEPLSKIIDAAEEVSKGNYKIFVKPEGVDEIRTLSKSFNKMAEDIRNNEEQAKNKNKKLLGTLKRLDSIERILMNIQIENDMTVTVKEIMSAFTSEVGLGYSRAMYFRYSREADRLVGELAVINNRVKREVLNNEGNTSGFKFQIAELNELVKLIKIPFKSDSLIVKSLVEKRIIFENDKGYKYNLGNELFKSFGINRFLIMPIYSEKRNYGCIVVDYFGKDNNISQEEVELLTLLSLNIAIRIKNRTIEEEKIDLERAVTTGKLVERFFKSRENSFEKMLDFMEKMTEYDQSNILLKIQIQEIKNEIIKLKREKEILNEYINVKSDEPLEIIDIEEIISEVISGVEEKLEKIGINISTFINYNGKIIGNRARLKRALYEVIKNAKESFDKKNQDNKKINIIVTKEKNVDKIRINIIDNGIGMTKEQLENVFEPFVGYNENSPGLGLAIVSRIVKDHHGVIKILSQENEGTDVKITLNIYKEEIL from the coding sequence ATGAAGGTAAGTAGAAGTTCTCTTTTATTTAGAATGGTATTTTATAATGATATTGCAATAGTGATGGTATCAATCACTATTGCCCTCTTTTTAACTTTTACAGCATTTCAAAATATTGAGTCTAAATTTATAGATTCGGCTAGAGATAAGGTAGCTTTAATAACAAGGGCATACAGTGGTGAGATTTTAAAGTCTAAGGATGATCTTAACCAGGTAATAAGAAATGTAGGGGCTTTAGGAGACAGAAATTTTAGGAAAAATTTTACCTACACTCAACAAGCAAAGATGCTTCAAACTAGATTATTAAAGAAAAACTTTAGCATGTATAAGGATTCAAATCTATCAATAGTAGATGAAGATGGAATTGTATTGGCAGAATCAAATGAGAATCATAGAAAAACAATCATAGATCAAGTTGGATTTAAAGAGAATGTGGCTCAAAATGATGGTGAGATAAAAACTACGTATTTCTTTAAAAATGGAGATAACATATACTCTAGAACGATATTGAGATATGAGGTTGAAAGGTCGAGAAAACTCTATGTTGTATTGACTATGCCAACTAACCAAGATGTTTTAAATGCTTTAGAAGCTGTAGGAGGCTTAGGAGAAGAGGATAGTATAATACTATTAATTGATGGTAAATACATTTCCAATGGACTTAATTTTGCAGATGAGATAAGAGCAATCAAGAAGAGAGACCCAGGTAGAAATTTCATTCAAAAATTTAGTTATATTTATAAAAAGAAAGATAGCAATAAAGAGGTTTATTATATAGCTTTGACAGACCTATATGACTACAAAAATGAGTATATAGGAAGTATGGGAGTGGCTATATATTATGAAGCTATTGAGAAATTGAAAAGAGTAGTATCTTTATCAGTAATAATGATAATACTTCTATTTGTGGCAGTTAGTACAACTGTTTCAGCAAAGTTATTTGGGAATCTTTTGGAACCTTTATCTAAGATAATAGATGCAGCTGAAGAGGTAAGTAAGGGAAATTATAAGATTTTTGTGAAACCTGAGGGAGTAGATGAGATAAGAACTCTTTCAAAAAGTTTTAATAAAATGGCCGAAGATATTAGAAATAATGAGGAACAAGCAAAAAATAAAAACAAAAAGCTTTTGGGAACTTTGAAAAGACTGGATTCAATTGAAAGAATTTTGATGAATATACAGATTGAAAATGATATGACTGTAACTGTAAAGGAGATAATGTCAGCCTTTACTTCAGAGGTAGGGCTGGGCTATAGTCGTGCTATGTACTTTAGATATAGTAGAGAAGCAGATAGATTAGTAGGAGAGTTGGCAGTTATAAATAATCGTGTAAAAAGAGAGGTATTAAACAATGAAGGAAATACTTCAGGGTTTAAATTCCAAATAGCTGAATTGAATGAACTTGTAAAACTTATAAAAATACCATTTAAATCAGATAGTTTAATTGTGAAATCTCTTGTGGAGAAAAGAATAATTTTCGAAAATGATAAAGGATACAAATATAATTTAGGAAATGAATTATTTAAAAGTTTTGGAATCAATAGATTTTTGATTATGCCAATCTATAGTGAGAAGAGAAACTATGGTTGTATAGTAGTTGATTATTTTGGGAAGGATAACAACATATCTCAAGAAGAGGTTGAGTTACTAACATTGTTATCTCTAAACATAGCAATTAGAATAAAAAATAGAACTATTGAAGAGGAGAAGATCGACTTAGAAAGAGCTGTAACTACAGGAAAACTTGTGGAGAGGTTTTTTAAGAGTAGGGAGAATTCCTTTGAGAAGATGCTAGATTTTATGGAAAAGATGACTGAATATGATCAAAGTAATATTTTGCTTAAAATTCAGATTCAAGAGATAAAAAATGAGATAATCAAACTTAAGCGTGAAAAAGAGATATTGAATGAGTACATCAATGTAAAAAGTGATGAACCACTTGAAATTATAGATATTGAGGAGATAATCTCAGAAGTAATCTCTGGAGTAGAGGAAAAATTGGAGAAAATAGGGATAAATATCTCAACCTTTATTAACTATAATGGAAAGATAATAGGAAATAGAGCAAGATTAAAGAGAGCTCTATATGAAGTTATAAAAAATGCTAAAGAATCTTTTGATAAAAAAAATCAAGATAATAAAAAAATAAATATTATAGTGACAAAAGAAAAAAATGTAGATAAAATAAGAATTAATATAATCGATAATGGAATAGGAATGACAAAAGAGCAGTTAGAAAATGTATTTGAACCATTTGTAGGTTATAATGAAAACTCTCCAGGCCTAGGTCTAGCAATAGTATCAAGGATTGTGAAGGACCACCACGGAGTAATTAAGATTTTATCTCAAGAGAATGAAGGAACGGACGTAAAAATAACTTTAAATATATATAAGGAGGAGATTTTATAA